Part of the Crossiella cryophila genome, GGTCCACCCGCCCGCGCGGCCGCCATCGCGAGGGCGGCGAGCAGCACGGCGAGTCCGATCAGGCCGTAGCCGAGCGCACCAGCGGCCACCGCGACCGCGCCGACCAGCAGTGGGCCGCCGGCGTCGCCGAGTTCCCTGCCCACCTCGGCCGCGCCCATGGTCTGGCCGAGTCGTTCGACCGGGGTGCCCGCGGCCAGGTGAGCGAAGCCGATCGGGGTCACCAGGCCGGTTCCGGCGCCGATGAGGATCGCGGCCACCACCAGCGCGGCCACACCGGGCAGCACTCCGGCCAGCGCCATGCCCGCCGCGGCCAGGGTCAGACCGAGGGCCATGCCGGGGCCGTCGCCGATGTGACCCGCGTCGCGGGCGCGGCCGACGCGGGGCTGGACCAGGGCGGCGGTGGCGGCCAGCAGGGAGACCAGGGCGCCGGTGGCCAGTGGCCCCAATCCGTGTTCCGCCCCGGCCACCGGCAGGAAGCCCACGCCCACCGAGAGCGCCGCGGTGGCCCCGGCCAGGGCCAGGGTGGGGCGCAGGAAACCGCCGGTGCCCAGGCGGCGGGCCAGGTCGAGCACGGTTTGCCGGGTGCGGGGCAGGGGTGGCACGGCGGGCACGGCCAGCACCACCCAGACCGCGACCGCCACCGCGAGCAGGCCCAGCGCGCCGAACAGCAGTGGGTAGCCGCCCAGGGTGATCAGGATGCCGCCCAGCACGGGGCCGAGGGTGTAGCCAAGGCCCTTCCAGGCTCCGTAGCCGCCGAAGGCCCTGCCCTGCGCGGATTGCGGCGTCAGCCGGGCCACCAGCGCACCGGCCGCCGGGGAGAAGGCCGCCGCGGCGGCGCCCTGGCCGAGGCGCGCCACCCCGACCAGTGCCGGGTTGCCCGCGAGCACGAAGGCCACCGAGGCCACCGCGAAGGCCAGCAGGCCGCCGAGCAGGACCGGCCGCGGCCCGACCCGGTCGGCCAGCGAGCCGAACACGGGTTTGAGCACCACCTCGGCGCCGTCGTAGACGGCCAGCAGCAGGCCAAGGGTGAGCAGCGAGGCGTGATCGGTGTAGCCGCCAAGGCCCGCGGCGATGCTGTGCGCGCCGAAGGCGGTGACGAAACCCGCCGCGTAGAGGGGGAACATGGGGACTACATCTGGTGCAGGGCTTGGAAAACCTGCTCGGTGTAGTCGGCCAGTCGGTCGGCGCAGTGTTTGAGGCGTGCCTCGGCCTCCTCTGCGGCCGGAGCGCCGAACAGGTCACGGGCCTTGATGTCGCGGTGCCAGCGGCGCAGGCGCTCCAGGCTCTGCTCTTCCTCCTCCAGTTCGGCCATCGTGAACTTGCCGATGCGGATCTCCTTGGCGATCTCGGCCTCGAACTTGCCGCAGTCGGCGAGGAACTCCGCCCATTCCTCGGTCCGCTCCGCGGTGAACAGCGCCGTCAGGCGGGCCGTGTCCGGCTCGGCCCGCCCCACCGCGTCGAGCACCAGCACCTCGCCCGCACCGCGCTGGGCCAGTTCGATCACCCGGGTCACCCCGTCGGCGAACACCGGCGCGTCCGGCACCACCCAGGAACCCTGTCCCAGCGACAACGCCCCGATCCGCCGCAACTCCCGCCACACCGCCACCCGATGCCGGGACGGCTCAGCCGGAACCCGCACCACCAGCACCAACCACCGGGAGGCAGCACACCGCTCTGTCACAGGGAGGAATGTAGCAGCTGTTACATCGCGAGCGGTGTCCCCCGGGCGGCGCGGATGGCGTTGAGGATGACCAGGACCTCGGCCAGCTCGTGCACGAACACCACGGTGGCCAGACCCAGCACACCGAAGGCGGCCAACGGGATCAGCACCCCGATGATGGCCAGCGACAGACCCACGTTCTGCAGCATGACGCGGCGGGCATGCCGAGCGTGGGCGAGCAGTTGCGGGAGGTGGCGGAGGTCCTCGCCCATCAGCGCGACGTCGGCGGTCTCGATGGCCACGTCGGTGCCCATGGCGCCCATGGCGATGCCGACCTCGGCGGTGGCCAGTGCGGGGGCGTCGTTGACGCCGTCGCCGACCATGGCGATCCGGCGATTGCCACGGAGCCGGTTCACCAGGGCGGCTTTGTCCTCGGGCAGCAGGTCGGCGTGCACGGTGCTGATCCCGGCCTCGGTGGCCAGTGCGGTCGCGGTGCGGGCGTTGTCGCCGGTGAGCATGGCGACCTCGATGCCGAGCCTGTGCAGCCCGGCGATGACCTCGGATGCTTCGGCGCGGAGTTCGTCGCGCACGGCGATCGCGCCGAGCAGGATGCCGTCGCGTTCGATGAGCACGACGGTGGCTCCGGCTTCCTGGAGGCCTTCGACCTCGGTGTGCAGTGGGCCGGGGGCGATCCAGCCCGGTTTGCCCAGGCGCAGGGTGGCGCCGCCGAGTACGCCGTGCAGGCCGTGGCCGGGGACCGCGGTCACGTCGGTGGCGGCGGGCACCGTGTCCACGGCGGCCAGGATCGCGCGGGCCAGTGGGTGTTCGCTGCGGGCCTCCAGGGCTGCCCCGGCGGCGAGGATCTGTTCGCGAGTGGCGGATCCGGCGGGGTGCACGGCCACCACGCACGGGCTGTTGCGGGTGAGGGTGCCGGTCTTGTCCAGCGCGACCACGCTGATCCGGCCCAGTTCCTCCAGCGCGGCCCCGCCCTTGACCAGCGCGCCCTGTCTGCTGGCCGCGCCGACCGCGGCGACCACGGTGAGCGGGATCGAGATGGCCAGCGCACACGGTGAGGCGGCGACCAGGACCACCAGCGCCCGTTCCAGCCACAGCAGCGGATCACCCAGCAGCGCGCCGAGTCCGGCGATCAGCACCGCCAGGATCATGATCGCGGGCACCAGCGGGCGGGCGATCCGGTCGGCCAGGCGTTGCCCGCTGCCCTTGCGGTCCTGGGCCTGCTCGACGATGTGCACGATCCGGGCCAGCGAGGAGTCCGCGGCCAGCGCGGTGACCTCAACCTCGATCGCGCCGCCGCCGTTGATCGCCCCGGCGGGCACGACATCGCCGGGCCCGGCCTCCACCGGCACCGACTCACCGGTGATCGCGGACAGGTCCAGGCTGGTGCGTCCGGCGCGGATCACGCCGTCGGTGGCCGCTCGCCCGCCGGGCCGCAGCAGCATCCGGTCGCCGAGCACGAGTTCCGCCGGCGCCACCTGGACCTCGGCGTCCGCGCGCAGCACCGAGACGGTCGGCGGCACCAGGTCGAGCAGGGCCCGCAGGCCGCGGCGGGTGCGCACGACGGCGTAGTGCTCCAGGCCCTCGGCGATGGAGAACAGCACGCCGAGCAACGCGGCCTCGGTGAACTGGCCGAGCGCGACCGCGCCGATCGCGGCGATGGTCATCAGGGTGCCGACGCCGATCCGGCCACGCACCAGGTCGCGGAGTGCGCCGGGGACGAAGGTGGCCGCGCCGGTCACGGCGGCGGTCAGCGTCAGCCCGGTGCCGACCGGGTCGTCGCCGATCAGCCGGCCTGCGGCGAGCAGCACCGCGGCGAGCGCGGCCAGCTGGAGTTCCCTGACCTGCCATAACCGGCCCGGGTCGGCAGCAGGGGCGGCCTCCGAGGGACCACAACACGCGTCGGACATCGTTCAGCCGCGCACGATCGCGGGTGTGGCCTGGGTGCCGAGCACCGCGCCGACCAGCATCCGGCCACGCTCGGTGAGGGAGTACATGACCAGCCGCCCGTCCCGGCGCGAGCCGACCATCCCGGCGTGCTTGAGCTGCCGCAGGTGGTGCGAGGTCAGGTTCTGCGCCTGGCCGACCACCCAGGACAGGTCGCACACGCACAGCTCGCCGCCGGAGTACAGCGCGGCGGCCATGGTCAGCCGGGTCGGATCACCCAGTGCCCGCGCGGCCGCGGCGGCCGGTTCGACCGCGGGCAGGTCGGGCAGGCCGGCCCGGATCTGCTCCGCGTGCGGCAGGTCAAGGCACAGCAGGTCGCACTCGTCGGCACGGTCTACACTCACATCGACAAACTAACAGACGTTGATATGACGGGCGAGGGTCGGGACGGCGAGGTAGGCTGCCCGCAGGCGAGTTGGGTCGCCTCCGGGTCCGCGGAAAAGGCTGAGCCTGCCCAACGTAGGCGGGTAAACCCTGGTCAACCCACCTCCTTTCACCCCGTCACGCGGACCACGGGGACATGGAAGGAGGTCGTGATGACGACCGTCCCGCTGCCCGAACGACCCGATCTCGGCCAGCTCCGCAAGCAGGCCAAACAGCTGCGCCGGGCCACCCCGGACGGCACCCTCGCCGACGCGCAGCGCACGCTGGCCCGCCGGTACGGATTCGCCAGCTGGCCACGCCTGCAACGGCACGTCGAGGCCATCAACTCCCGCACCTGGGTCTACACCGAGCCCACCGGCACGGAATCACCCGCGGCCCGCTTCCTTCGCCTGGCCTGCCTGAACTTCGCCGAGGACGCCCCCGAACGACCGATCGAGGCGGCCCGGTTTCTGCGGCGCCACCCCGAACTGCCCGAAACGAGCGTGGCGGTGGCCGCCGCGTGCGCCGATGTCCCCGCGCTGCAACGACTTCTGACCGCCGGGGCCTCGGCGACCAAGCCCGCCGCGCCCTTCGACTGGCCGCCACTGATGTACCTCGCCTACGCCCGCCTCGAGGTGAGCCAGCACAACACCCTGGCCGCGGCGCGGCTGTTGCTGGACGCCGGGGCCGACCCCAACGACGGCCGGTTCTTCCTCGGCCTGCCAACGCCTTTCACCGTACTGACCGGCGCGCTGGGCGGCGGCGAGGACGACCAGCCACCGCACCCGCACGGCATCGCCCTGGCCCGCCTGCTCCTGGACGCGGGCGCCGACCCCAACGACGGGCAGAGCCTGTACAACCGCATGTTCGACGAGCGGGACGACTTCGCCGAACTACTGCTGGAGTTCGGCCTCGGCCAGGGCGACGGCGGTCCGTGGCACCGACTGGTGCCCGACCTGCTCGACTCACCAGCGGACATGGTGCGCGGACTGCTGAAGTGGGCGGTCACCCACGACCAGCGGCAGCGGGTGGCCCTGCTGGCCAGGCACGGCGTCGACGTGGTCAGCCCACTCGCCGACGGCGCCACCCCGCTGGCACACGCACTGCGCAACGGCCACCGCGAGCTGGCGACGTTGTTGCGCGGCCTGAACGCACCCGAACCGGAGCTGAGTCCCGTGGACGCCTTCGTCGCCGCGGCCCTCGCCGGGGACCGGACCGCGGTCGAACACACCCCGGCCCACGTCGTCGAGGCCGCCCGCACCGCCCGGCCGGGTCTCCTGGTCTGGGCCGCGGCGCAACATCGTCCCGAGGCGGTGCGGTTGTTGGTGGACAAGGGGTTTGACGTCAACGCACGCGGGCGTGGCGATATGCCGCTGGAACACCCGTGGCAGACGGCGCTGCACACCGCGATCCAGGTCGGCGACACCGAGGTGGTCCGGTTGTTGCTGGAGCTGGGCGCGGATCCCGGCATCCGCGACCGCAACTTCGACGGCGACGCCAGGTCGTGGGCGGAGCACTTCGGCCGCACCGAGGTGCTCGAACTGCTCGGCGGGTAACCCGGACCGTGCACTTGCCCTGTACCCGGGTACAGGGTTCATGCTGAGGTGGTGCGTACCGGAGAGCTGGCGGAACAGGCCGGGGTGAACCCGCAGACACTGCGGTACTACGAGCGCCGCGGCCTGTTGGCCCCGCCGCGGCGCTCGACCTCGGGCTATCGGGAGTACCCACCGGAAGCCCTGTCCCGGCTGCGGTTCATCAAACGCGCCCAGGCACTGGGGTTCACCCTGGACGAGACCGAGGAGCTGTTGCACCTGGCCGACGGCGGGCCCGCGTCCTGCGACAGCGCACGGACGCTGGCCACCGCCCGGCTGACCGACATCGAGGCCAGGGTGGCCGACCTGACCAGGATGCGGGACTCGCTGAGCGACCTGGTCACCCGGTGCGATCTACCCCGCCGCGACCGCGCCTGCGGGCTGCTGCACACCCTGGGTGAACAGACCGGAGAAGCCCGATGAAGTTGCGGATCCTGACCGTCCCGGACTGCCCGAACCTCGCCCCGCTCAAGGAGAACCTGGCGGCGGCACTCCTCGGGCGCACGGACGTCACCGTCACCGCCGAGGTCGTCAGCACCGTCGACCAGGCCACCCGCACCGGCATGCGGGGCTCGCCAACCCTGCTGGTCGACGGCGTCGACCCCTTCGCCAACCCCGGCCAGCCACCCAGCGTGTCCTGCCGCCTCTACCGCGACGAGCACGGCAATCCCAGCGGTGCGCCAACCTCGTCCCAACTCCGCGCCGCCCTCGCCCCGACCGGCGACACCACCTCCCCGGCGACGGACCTGCAGAGGTGGCGCGCCCGCACCAGCCCGACCGACCCGGTCGACCGCGCGGTGCACCAGGCGATCCTGCACGCCTTCGCCGGCACCGGCCAACCCCCGTCTCCCGAACGGCTGCAACGGATCGCGGCGGCCAACAACACCACCGCGGACCCGATCCTGCGGCGCCTGCACGACCTGGACGCGGTCCGGCTCGACCCGGCCGGGGCGATCCGGGTCGCCTACCCGTTCTCCGCGACCCCGACCCGCCACCAGGTCCGGCTCGCCACCGGCCGGACGGTGTCCGCCATGTGCGCCATCGACGCCCTCGGCGTACCCGCGATGCTCGGCATGGACGCGACCATCACCTCCCGCGACCCGGTCACCGACGAGCCGGTGACCATCACCATCCACAATGGACAGTACAGCTGGGAACCGGAGACCGCGGTCGTGTTCGCCGGCGCGGCCGCCGGCGCCGGACCGTCAGTGGACTTCTGCTGCCACCACCTCAACGCCTTCACCGGCCCCGCCAGCGCGCACCGCTGGATGAGCCGGCATCCCGGCGTTCCCGGCGAACTCCTCGACACCGCCACCGCCGAACGCCTGGGCCGCCACCTCTTCGGCGCCCTGCTCCAACAGCACTGATCGAGCGGTCACCACGCGTTGCGCACCGGCTGGGCCGCAGACCGGCGCCGTTCTCAGATCAGGGCGGGCGTGCCGGTCTCGATGAACGCGGTGCGCGCGGCCACCGCCACCGCGTGGTCGGCGAACCGCTCGTAGTACCGGCTGAGCAGACTGGCGTCCACGGCGGCGGGAATCCCGAAGGCCCAGCGGTGCCCGATCACCTGGAACAGCGAGCGGTGCAGCTCGTTCATCTCCGCGTCCGCGGCATCCAGGGTGCGGACCAGGACCGGATCCCGTTCCCGCACCACCTTTCCGGTGGTTCCGGCCATCCGGACCGCGATCGAACCCATGAGCTGGAACCGGGAGCGCAACGGCGCGGGCAGCACCGGGTCCGGGTGCCTGCGCAGCACGGCCAGCGCGACGTGGTGGGCCAGATCCCCCATCCGCTCCACGTGTTCGGCCGAGCGCAACACGGTCACGATCACCCGCAGATCCCTGGCCACCGGCGATTGCAGGGCCAGCAGCGTCTGCGCGTCCTGCTCGATCCGGGTCCTGGTCTGGTTGACGATCACGTCGTCGGCGACCACCCCTTCGGCCAGCCGCGCGTCCCCGGTGGCCAGTGAGTCGGTGGCGCGACTCATGGCGACGGCGGTCAGATCGCACATCCGGGCGAGCTGGAGCACCAGCACGTCCAGCCGGTGGTGGAACGAATCCCGCATGGGTCACGCCTTT contains:
- a CDS encoding ArsR/SmtB family transcription factor gives rise to the protein MSVDRADECDLLCLDLPHAEQIRAGLPDLPAVEPAAAAARALGDPTRLTMAAALYSGGELCVCDLSWVVGQAQNLTSHHLRQLKHAGMVGSRRDGRLVMYSLTERGRMLVGAVLGTQATPAIVRG
- a CDS encoding Chromate resistance protein ChrB is translated as MTERCAASRWLVLVVRVPAEPSRHRVAVWRELRRIGALSLGQGSWVVPDAPVFADGVTRVIELAQRGAGEVLVLDAVGRAEPDTARLTALFTAERTEEWAEFLADCGKFEAEIAKEIRIGKFTMAELEEEEQSLERLRRWHRDIKARDLFGAPAAEEAEARLKHCADRLADYTEQVFQALHQM
- a CDS encoding heavy metal translocating P-type ATPase encodes the protein MSDACCGPSEAAPAADPGRLWQVRELQLAALAAVLLAAGRLIGDDPVGTGLTLTAAVTGAATFVPGALRDLVRGRIGVGTLMTIAAIGAVALGQFTEAALLGVLFSIAEGLEHYAVVRTRRGLRALLDLVPPTVSVLRADAEVQVAPAELVLGDRMLLRPGGRAATDGVIRAGRTSLDLSAITGESVPVEAGPGDVVPAGAINGGGAIEVEVTALAADSSLARIVHIVEQAQDRKGSGQRLADRIARPLVPAIMILAVLIAGLGALLGDPLLWLERALVVLVAASPCALAISIPLTVVAAVGAASRQGALVKGGAALEELGRISVVALDKTGTLTRNSPCVVAVHPAGSATREQILAAGAALEARSEHPLARAILAAVDTVPAATDVTAVPGHGLHGVLGGATLRLGKPGWIAPGPLHTEVEGLQEAGATVVLIERDGILLGAIAVRDELRAEASEVIAGLHRLGIEVAMLTGDNARTATALATEAGISTVHADLLPEDKAALVNRLRGNRRIAMVGDGVNDAPALATAEVGIAMGAMGTDVAIETADVALMGEDLRHLPQLLAHARHARRVMLQNVGLSLAIIGVLIPLAAFGVLGLATVVFVHELAEVLVILNAIRAARGTPLAM
- a CDS encoding alkylmercury lyase family protein, which codes for MKLRILTVPDCPNLAPLKENLAAALLGRTDVTVTAEVVSTVDQATRTGMRGSPTLLVDGVDPFANPGQPPSVSCRLYRDEHGNPSGAPTSSQLRAALAPTGDTTSPATDLQRWRARTSPTDPVDRAVHQAILHAFAGTGQPPSPERLQRIAAANNTTADPILRRLHDLDAVRLDPAGAIRVAYPFSATPTRHQVRLATGRTVSAMCAIDALGVPAMLGMDATITSRDPVTDEPVTITIHNGQYSWEPETAVVFAGAAAGAGPSVDFCCHHLNAFTGPASAHRWMSRHPGVPGELLDTATAERLGRHLFGALLQQH
- a CDS encoding ankyrin repeat domain-containing protein, whose amino-acid sequence is MTTVPLPERPDLGQLRKQAKQLRRATPDGTLADAQRTLARRYGFASWPRLQRHVEAINSRTWVYTEPTGTESPAARFLRLACLNFAEDAPERPIEAARFLRRHPELPETSVAVAAACADVPALQRLLTAGASATKPAAPFDWPPLMYLAYARLEVSQHNTLAAARLLLDAGADPNDGRFFLGLPTPFTVLTGALGGGEDDQPPHPHGIALARLLLDAGADPNDGQSLYNRMFDERDDFAELLLEFGLGQGDGGPWHRLVPDLLDSPADMVRGLLKWAVTHDQRQRVALLARHGVDVVSPLADGATPLAHALRNGHRELATLLRGLNAPEPELSPVDAFVAAALAGDRTAVEHTPAHVVEAARTARPGLLVWAAAQHRPEAVRLLVDKGFDVNARGRGDMPLEHPWQTALHTAIQVGDTEVVRLLLELGADPGIRDRNFDGDARSWAEHFGRTEVLELLGG
- a CDS encoding MerR family transcriptional regulator codes for the protein MRTGELAEQAGVNPQTLRYYERRGLLAPPRRSTSGYREYPPEALSRLRFIKRAQALGFTLDETEELLHLADGGPASCDSARTLATARLTDIEARVADLTRMRDSLSDLVTRCDLPRRDRACGLLHTLGEQTGEAR
- the phoU gene encoding phosphate signaling complex protein PhoU is translated as MRDSFHHRLDVLVLQLARMCDLTAVAMSRATDSLATGDARLAEGVVADDVIVNQTRTRIEQDAQTLLALQSPVARDLRVIVTVLRSAEHVERMGDLAHHVALAVLRRHPDPVLPAPLRSRFQLMGSIAVRMAGTTGKVVRERDPVLVRTLDAADAEMNELHRSLFQVIGHRWAFGIPAAVDASLLSRYYERFADHAVAVAARTAFIETGTPALI
- a CDS encoding MFS transporter, whose product is MFPLYAAGFVTAFGAHSIAAGLGGYTDHASLLTLGLLLAVYDGAEVVLKPVFGSLADRVGPRPVLLGGLLAFAVASVAFVLAGNPALVGVARLGQGAAAAAFSPAAGALVARLTPQSAQGRAFGGYGAWKGLGYTLGPVLGGILITLGGYPLLFGALGLLAVAVAVWVVLAVPAVPPLPRTRQTVLDLARRLGTGGFLRPTLALAGATAALSVGVGFLPVAGAEHGLGPLATGALVSLLAATAALVQPRVGRARDAGHIGDGPGMALGLTLAAAGMALAGVLPGVAALVVAAILIGAGTGLVTPIGFAHLAAGTPVERLGQTMGAAEVGRELGDAGGPLLVGAVAVAAGALGYGLIGLAVLLAALAMAAARAGGPR